In Desulfomicrobium escambiense DSM 10707, the DNA window CCCTGTCCCATGGACGCCTGGGGCGTGGACTGCCTGCTGACGGGCTCCCAGAAAGGGCTCATGCTTCCTCCGGGCCTGGCCCTCCTGTCCCTGAGCGCGCGGGCCTGGGACAAGGTGCGCGCCGTGGGGCCCAAGAACTTCTATTTTAACCTGCTGGCCGAGCGCGACAAGAGCCTGGCCAACCAGACGCTGTTCACCTCGCCCGTGAACCTGCTGCAAGGCCTGGCCGTGAGCCTGGACTTGTTCCGCGAGCAGACTCTGGAGGGCGTGTTCCGCAAGCAGTGGGCCATGACGGCCATGGTCCGGGCCGGTGCGGCCAGCATGGGCCTGGAGCTGCTGGCCAAAACGCATTTCACCTGGGGCCTTACATCCATCAGGATGCCCGCCGGCATCGACAGTTCCGTGGTGCTGAAGGCCGCTGCCGAGCAATGCGGCGTGGTCATGGCCGGGGGCCAGGGTGAGCTGAAGAGATGCGTGGTCCGCCTCGGCCACATGGGACACGTGGACTGGGCCGACGCCCTGGCCGGCCTGCACGCCCTGAAGGTCGGGCTCGCCGCGGCCGGCGGCTACAGTGCCGCCAGGTCGTACATGGAAGATGCCATGGCCGCCTACGACGGGGCCCTGGAAGAGGGATATCCCGGAATGAAGGCCTGAAGGAGACGTTATGAGCGAAGAGAAGAAAACTGAATACGAAGACCTGACCTGCGGCTGCCCGGAACTGCCGCAGCTGGATTTCGCCACGTTCGTGCTGTCCATGAGTTCGTCGGCCCTAGTGCACCTGGGCGAGGTGCCGGAGCCCGAGACGGGTCAGATGATGGAGAACCTGCTGGCGGCCAAGCAGACCGTCGACATCCTGTGCATGCTCCAGGACAAGACCAGGGGCAACCTGACGGACCAGGAAGCCCGCCTGCTCAAGGACATGCTTTTCGAACTGAGAATGAAATACGTGCAGAAGGCGAAATAGGAGACAGGCATGGCAAAGCGCGTCGGACTGGTCGGGGTGACCGGCTACACGGGAATGGAATTGACCCGCATCCTGCTGGACCACCCGGGGCTGCAGCTGACCCAGGTCACCTCCCGCAAGGAGGCCGGCCAGCCCCTGCGGAAAATTTACCCCTTCCTGCAGGGCACGGAGTTGGGGGACCTGGAGATCACCGCGCCGGACAGCTCCTACCTGGCCGAAAATTGCGACCTGGTCTTCCTGGCCGTTCCCCACGGCACGGCCATGGAGATGGCCGCCGAGCTGCGGGAGAAGGGGGCCAGGGTCGTGGACCTGAGCGCCGACTTCCGCCTGCGCGACCGCGAGGTCTACGAAAGCTGGTACGGCGTGACGCACACCCGCGAGGCCCTGCTGCCCGAGGCCGTCTACGGACTGCCCGAACTCTACGCCGAAAAGATCGCCGGCGCCTCCCTGGTGGCCAACCCGGGCTGCTACCCGACATCGGCCATCCTGGCCCTGTACCCGGCCCTGCAGGCCGGCCTTGTTTCGGCCGACGACCTGGTCATCGACTCCAAGTCCGGCACCACCGGCGCCGGTCGCAAGGCTACGGTGGGCACGCTCTTCTGCGAGGTCTCCGACACCTTCCGGGCCTACAACCTGACCAGGCACCGCCACACCCCCGAGATCGAGCAGGAACTGGGCCTGGCCGCGGGCCGGGAACTCCGCCTGTCCTTCAACACGCACCTTTTGCCCATCAACCGCGGCATCCTGACCACGGCCTACGCCAAGCTCGCGCCGGGCGCGGGATCAGAAGAGGTCCGCGCCTGCTATGAGAGCTTCTACGCCGGGAAGAAGTGGGTCCGGCTGCTGCCGGCCGGGACCCTGCCCGAGACGAGGTGGGTGCGCGGCACCAACTTCTGCGACATCGGCCTGGTCACGGACCCGCGCACGGACCGCCTCATCGCGCTCTCGGCCATCGACAACCTCTGCCGGGGCGCGTCGGGCCAGGCCGTGGCCAACGCCAACCTCATGCTCGGACTGGCCGAGGATGAGGGATTGCCCCGGGCCGCCCTCATGCCGTAGGCAGGGACATGACTGAACCCGAAAAGCTCTACGACCGGATCTTCGTCGCCCGCCAGCCTATTTTCGGCGTCGATATGAAGGTCTGGGGCTACGAGCTCCTCTTCCGGCACGGCGACACGCAGGCGGCCGCCATCACCGACGGCGACCAGGCCACGACCCAGGTCATCGCCGACGGGTTCACCCTGGCCTCGCGCGGCATGCGCAAGGGGACCAAAGCTCTGGTCAATTTCCCGCGCAACGTGCTTGTGGGCGCGGCGGCCTTCGTGCTCCCCCCCGAGCGTTGCGTGGTGGAGATCCTGGAGACGGTGGAGCCCGAGGCCGAAGTCATGGAGGCCTGCCGGGAGCTCAAGAAGCGCGGCTACACCCTGGCCCTGGACGACTTCGTCGGGCAGCCCGGGTTTGAGCCCCTGTGCGAGGTCGCGGACATCATCAAGGTCGACATCCTGCACAAGAAGCCGGCCGAGGTCATGGACATCGTCAAGGGCCTGCGCCCCTACAAGGCGAGGCTTCTGGCCGAGAAGGTCGAGAACCTCGACATGTTCACGGTCTGCAAGCGCCTCGGGTTCGCCTATTTCCAGGGGTATTTCTTCAGCAAGCCCGAGGTCATCCCGGGCCGCAAGCTCTCCTCAAGCCAGACCACGAAGATCAAGCTCCTCAAGGAGCTGAACCAGTCCGACACGGAGCACGACAGGCTGGTGGAGATCATCCAGACGGACCTTTCCATTTCCTACCGTCTCCTGCAGTACATCAACTCGGCCCGCTTCGGCCTGCGGGGCAAGATCGAGTCCATTCAGCGGGCCGTGAACATGCTCGGCCGGCAGAACCTGCGCCAGTGGTTGCAGGTCATCGTCCTGTCCGACATGAACAGTACGGACAAGGCCCAGGAACTGGTGCGCATCTCCGTGCGGCGAGGCCGCTTCCTGCAGCTTCTGGCGGCCGACCGGCCAACCCCCTTCGGCTCCGACAGCATGTTCCTGCTGGGTTTTTTCTCCGTCCTGGACGCCATCCTCGACCAGTACATGGACCAGCTGCTGGAGGAAGTTTCCCTCGATGCCGACATCAAGGCCGCCCTGACCGACCCGAAGAACCCGGCCGCGGTCTGGCTCGGACTCCTCGACGAACTCGATCGTGGCAACTGGGGACGGCTCGAAGCCAGGGCTGCGTCCATGGACATGCCCATGGACCTGGTGGACCGGGCGTCCATCGACGCGGCGGCCTGGACCGACGAGGTCATGGGCGGGGCGTTTTAAGGGCGCGGCTTGAAAATCATCCCGGGCAACTGTAAGGACGACTCTGGAACCCCATGATGGAAGAACAGTACCCGGAACAACTCTACGACAAGATCTGTGTCGCCAGGCACCCCATTTTCACCGCGGATATGCAGGTGTGGGGGTACGAGCTGCTTTTCCGCCATGAAGAGGACATCCAGTCGGCCGTCTTCACGGACGGCGACCAGGCCACAAGCCAAATTATCGCCGACGGCTTCAGCCTGGCCGCGCCAGGGCTGCGTCAGGGATCCAAGGCGCTCATCAATTTTCCGCGCAACGTCCTTGTCGGCGCAGCGCCCTACGTGCTGCCCCCCGAACGCTGCGTGGTGGAGATCCTGGAGTCGGTCCGGCCCGAGCCCGAGGTCATCCAGGCCTGCCACGAGCTGAAGAAGCGGGGCTACGTCCTGGCCCTGGACGACTACGAGGGCGCCCCGGGCCTGGAACCCCTGTGCGAGCTGGTGGACATCATCAAGGTCGACATCCTGCACAAGGCCCCGAAAGAGGTCCGGTCCATCGTCGAAGGGGTTTCGGGATACAAGGCGGCCCTTCTGGCCGAAAAGGTCGAGACCCACGACATCTTCAAGGTCTGCAAGAATCTCGGCTTCACCTATTTCCAGGGCTTCTTCTTCAACCGCCCCGAGATCATCCCCGGCCGCAAGCTCTCGGCCAGCCAAGTCACGAAGCTCAAGCTCCTGAAGGAACTGGGCGCCCTGGACACGAACCCCGACCGCCTGGTGCAGATCATCCAGACGGACCTGTCCATCTCCTACCGCCTGCTCAAATACATCAATTCGGCCTTCTTCGGCCTGCAGGTCGAGGTTACGTCCATCCCACGCGCCGTGGCCATGCTGGGCTGCCAGAACATGCGCCAGTGGCTGCAGGTGGTCATCCTCTCGGACATGAACACCACGGACAAGGCCCAGGAACTGGTCCGCATTTCCGTGCAGCGGGCCCGCTTCCTGCAGTTGCTGGCCATGCGCCACCCCAGTCCCTTCGATCAGGACAGCATGTTCCTGATGGGCTTTTTCTCGCTGCTGGACGCCATCCTGGACCAATCCATGTCGACGGTGTTGGAGGAGATCCCGTTGGACCCCGCCCTGAAGAAGGCGCTGGTAGACCCGACCAGCCCCGACTCGGCCTGGATCGGGCTTCTTGACGAAATCGACAGGTGCAACTGGGCCAGACTGAACGGCAAGGCTGCGCAGATGGGGCTGTCCATGGCGCTCATCAGCAGGCTGTCCGCCGAGGCCTCGGCCTGGGCCAACGAGGTGCTGACCTGAAACGCAGCACCCGCAACCCGGCACGTCCCGGCCACGTGCCGTCCCACCGGAAGCCCCATGCCTGAAATGCAGCTCCCGCCAGTTCTCTTCCACGCCGCGGCCCTTATCCTGGGTCTGTGCCTGGGCAGCTTCTACAACGTCTGCGTCCACCGCTACCTCACGGGGCAGTCCGTGGTCAGCCCCGGCTCCCACTGTCCTGCCTGCGGGCACGTCCTGTCCTGGTGGGAGAACATCCCGGTCCTGTCCTACGTGCTGCTCGGCGCCAGATGCAGGTCCTGCCGGGGGCGCATCCACTGGCGTTATCCGGCCGTCGAACTCCTGTCCGGGCTGCTCTCCCTGCTTTTCGCCCTGAAATTCGGCCCCACCCTGCAGTGGGCCGTGTACATGGTCTTTCTCGGCATCTTCCTGGTGGCCAGCTTCATCGACCTCGACTCCTTCATCCTGCCGGACATCCTGACCTGGCCAGCCGCCGCATTGGCCCTGACCACCCCGCTTTACCTGCCCGCTGAATGGCTGGACACGGCGCTGGGGAGTCTGTGCGGAGCGGGCGTCTTTCTCCTGCTGCAGCAGGCCTACCTGCGCCTGCGAGGTCTCGACGCCCTGGGCACCGGGGACATCAAGCTGATGCTCAGCCTCGGGGCCCTGACCGGCCTGTCCCGCCTCCCCCTCATGATCCTGCTCGCCGCGGTCTCGGCCCTGCTCGTGGCCGTGGTCTACATGCGCCGCCCCGACGCCCAGGGCATGCGCACGGCTGTGCCGTTCGGCCCCTTCCTCTGCCTCGGCGCCGTGCTGACGCTGCTCTGGGGCGACGCACTTCTGAACTGGATTCTGTACCTGTAGCGACTGCAACAGCGGCTTGATGCGCCGCTCGCGGCCCCGGCGCATCCGCGAGCGGGTTGATCAATCAATGTATTGTTTGGCTGAACAATTTATATGCGTACGAGTAAAAGATTGCTCGGTTGATCAAATAAGCGCTTTTATATTGACCTATTGCCCCTCTTTTGGATAGCCAAGCGTTTTGCAAAAATCCCGAGGATTTTTGTTCACATTCTCCTTGTCCCTGCTCCTTTCGTGGGAAGTCGTCAGTCGGTCCTGCCGGCTGAACTTATACTGGCGTCTATGGTGACTGGACAAAATTGCAAGGAGGTTTTTTGCCTATGCTAGCCCCGCAACTGATAGGGATTAGCATCGCCCTGCCGTTCATCGCGGCAGTGTTGTGTCTGATCAATGTCAAACCCCTGAGGTCCGCGCTGGTTATTGGAACCGGCGTGGTCGTCTCCGTCGCATCGCTCGCGCTGGTGCAGTCGGGGGCGATTTCCTTCACGCCCGAGAGTTTTCTCGGGATCAACCCCGACAGCCTGATCGCGGTGCTCGACTTCGCGCTCCTGTTCGTCATCCTGGGAATCGCCTACCGGATGAAGAACAAGCTCATCGCCGTCCTGACCCTGCTGCAGATCGTGCCCCTGGCCTTTCTCGAACTGTTCATGCACCCCGGCGAGAACATGGGTCCCGCACTCTACGTGGATCAGTTCTCCATGATCATGTGCATGGTCATCTCCATCGTCGGGTCGCTCATCTGCGTGTACGGCCTGGCCTACATGAAGGAGCACGAGCACCATCTGAAGCTGGCTACGTCCAGGCAGGGGCGTTTCTTCTTCTTCATGGTTCTATTCCTGGGCGCCATGAACGGCCTGGTTTTCTCCAACAACCTGCTGTGGCTGTACTTTTTCTGGGAAGTGACGACGTTCTGCTCGTTCATGCTCATCAAGCATGACGACACCGAGATCGCGGTCAAGAACGCCACCCGCGCCCTGTGGATGAACATGCTGGGCGGCGTGGCCTTTGTCCTGGCCCTCGTCATCTTCCGTTCCCAGGGCCTGCCCCTGTCCCTGCAGGAGATCATCACCGCCGAATCCGCCTCCAAGCTGATCCTGCTGCCCGTGGGCCTCTTGTGCTTCGCTGGCTTCACCAAGGCCGCCCAGCTCCCCTTCCAGAGCTGGCTGTGCGGCGCCATGGTCGCCCCGACGCCCATCTCCGCGCTGCTGCACTCGAGCACCATGGTCAAGGCGGGCGTGTACCTGGTCATCCGTCTGGCCCCGGCCTTCGCCGGCACGGTCTTCAGCAAATACGTGGCCCTGTTCGGCGCCGTGACGTTCCTGGGAGCCGCGGTCCTGGCCCTGTCCCAGAGCAACGGCAAGAAGATCCTGGCCTATTCGACCATCAGCAACCTCGGCATGATCGTGGCCTGCGCAGGCATCAACACCCCGGCGGCCATGTCGGCCGCGGTGCTCCTGATCGTCTTCCACGCCATCTCCAAGGCCCTCATGTTCCTGTGCGTCGGCACCATCGAGCAGCACATCGGCAGCCGCGACATCGAGGACATGCGCGGGCTGATCAGTGTCATGCCCCGTACGACCATGGTCGCCGTGATCGGCATCGTGACCATGTTCCTGCCGCCCTTCGGCGCCCTGCTGTCCAAGTGGATGGCCGTCGAGGCTTCGGCCCATCTGCCGCTGGTCGTGCTCATGCTGGCCGTCGGCTCGGCCCTGACCATGGTCTTCTGGGGCCGCTGGCTCGGGCTGCTCATGACCTCGGTGGTGCCGGACAAGGCTCCGCAGGCCGAGTCCCAGCCCTGCCTGATCCGTCTGCCGCTCCTGGCCCTGGCCGTGGCGGCCGTGCTGATCAGCTTCGTGGCCCCGGGCCTCTACACCTCCATGGTGCTGCCGGTCCTGGAGCGCTTCTACGACACCGACCTCTACATCTCGGCCCGTGGCGTCATCTCCAACAACATCGGCATGTTCGCCCTGTACCCGGTGTTCGTGGTCATGACCCTGGGCGTCATCTACGCGGTGCGCGCCTCGTCCTCCAAGCGGCTCATCAAGCGCGGCTCCTATGTCACCCCGTACGTCTGCGGCCTGCAGGACCCCGGCGACGCGCGCAAGCTCGGCTTCAAGGGACCCTTGGGCGTCTGGGCCGACTTCAAGACCTCGAACTGGTACATGGAAAACCTCATTGGCGAATCCCGGATCACCGGGTGGATCAACCTGGTCGCCATCGGCATTCTGATCATCTTGCTGGCGGGGGTGTTCTAAATGGACTTCAAGACTATTAGCTTCGTCATCCTGGCAATTATTCTGGCACCTCTCGCCGGCGGCCTGCTGGCCGGCATCGACCGCCGCCTCACCGCCTGGTTCCAGGGCCGCTTCGGGCCGCCGATCCTGCAGCCCTTCTACGACGTCATCAAGCTGCTGGGCAAAGAGCCCCAGGTCGTCAACTACTGGCAGATCTTCTGCGTGCACATGTACCTGGTCGCCTCGATCCTGTGCGTGGCCCTCTTCGCCATGCAGGCCGACCTGCTCATGATCTTCTTCGTCATGACCATCGGCGCGGTATTCATGGTCGTTGGCGCTCTGGCAGTTCCGTCGCCCTACTCCCAGCTCGGCGCCCAGCGCGAGCTGATCCAGATGCTGACCTACGAGCCGCTTCTGATCATCGTCTTCGTCGGCATCTACTTCGTCACCGGCAGCTTCAAGATCGACGCCATCCTGGACTACGAGCGCCCGATCTTCCTCATGCTCCCGCTCTTGTACCTCGTGCTGACCTTCGCGCTGACCATCAAGCTGCGCAAGTCGCCCTTCGACATCTCGGCCAGCCACCATGCCCACCAGGAACTAGTGCGCGGCGTGCTGACCGAATACTCCGGGCCCTATCTGGCCATTCTGGAAATCGCCCATTGGTACGACATCGTGCTCATCCTGGCCATCTGCAGCCTGTTTTGGAGCACGAGCTGGATCGGCCTGGTGATCCTGCTGGCCGTGACCTACATGGCCGAGATCATCATCGACAACGTGACGCCCAGAATGACGTGGAAATGGATGCTGACCTACGTGTGGGCAGTGGGCATCAGCCTGTCCTTCTTCAACATGGCGCTTCTGTACGCCAAGTCCTTCTAAGTACCAACGGAGTTCAGATATGGGCTTTTTTCAAGATCTGCTGCACACATCCCGGGTGAAGTCTCCGTGGCTCATCCATTTCGACTGCGGGAGCTGCAACGGGTGCGACATCGAGGTGCTGGCCTGCCTCACCCCGGTGTACGACGTCGAGCGCTTCGGCATCCTGAACATCGGCAACCCCAAGCACGCCGACATCCTTGTCGTCTCCGGCACGGTCAACCCCCGAAACGCCAAGGCTCTGAAGAACATCTACGACCAGATGCCCGACCCCAAGGCCGTCATCGCCATCGGCGCGTGCGGCACCTCGGGCGGCGTGTTCCGTGAGGCCTACAACGTCCTGGGCGGCATAGACAAGGTCATCCCGGTGGATGTCTACGTCCCCGGCTGTCCCTCCAAGCCCGAGGCCATCATCGACGGCGTGGTCCTGGCCCTGGAGAAGCTCAAGAAGCGCCGGCCCGAAAAGGACACGGAGCCGCTGGTGGCCGACCTCAAGAAGGCCAGGGAGTTTTACGAAAATCGCGAAGACCGTCAGGTCACGAGGTAAGATATGGCATTTGAAACCACAAATCTGGAGAAGAGCCAGCTCGCATCCGAAGTCCAGTCCCTCAAGAACAAGGGGTACCGCTTCGTGACCATGAGCTGCGTTGATCTGGGCGACAGCTTCGACCTGCTGTACCACTTCGACCTGGACCTGAAGCTGACGCACCTGCGCCTGAACGTGGCCAAGGCGGACAGGGTGGTGCCGAGCATTTCCGGCATCTATTTCGCCGCCCTGATCATCGAGAACGAGACCCAGGACCACTTCGGCATCACGTTCGAAGGCATTGCCCTGGATTTCGGCGGGCATTTCTATCTGGAGGAGGAAGTGAAGAAGTTCCCCTTCTGCAAGTTCACGGTCAACAAGGCCGAATCAGCCGGGGAGGGAGCATAGCATGGCGACCATCGTACCTTTCGGCCCCCAGCACCCGGTTCTGCCCGAACCGCTGCACCTCAAGCTCGTCCTCGAGGACGAGATCGTCAAGGAAGCCCTGCCGACCCTGGGCTACGTTCATCGAGGCCTGGAGACTCTGGCCTCCATCCGCGACATGGACCAGATGGTCCAGATCGTCGAGCGCGTGTGCGGCATCTGCAGCTGCATTCACGCCCACACCTACTGCATGTGCATTGAAGGCCTGATGGGCATCGAGGTCCCGCAGCGCGCGGACTTCCTGCGCGTCATCTGGTCCGAGCTGCACCGCATGCACTCGCACCTGCTGTGGTTGGGCCTGCTGGCCGACGCCTTCGGCATGGAGAGCATGTTCATGCACGCCTGGCGCATCCGCGAACGCGTCATGGACGTCATGGAGGCCACGGCCGGCAACCGCGTCATCATCTCCGTCAACAAGATCGGCGGCGTGCGCCGCGACATGAGCCCCGAGCAGCTGCGCTGGGTCGTGCAGGTCGTGGACGAGCTGGAGCAGGAACTGGACAAGATCAAGGCCGTCCTGACCAACGACTACACCGTCAAGAAGCGCACCGTGGGCGTCGGCGTGCTGACCTACCAGCAGGCCTACGAACTGGGCGCGGCCGGCCCGCAGCTGCGCGGTTCCGGCGTGGCCCAGGACATGCGCATGCTGGGCTACGGCGCCTACAAGTACGTCGACTTCGCGCCGGTGGTGGAGAAGGACGGCGACAGCTGGGCCCGGACCATGGTCCGCTTCCGCGAGCTGTACCAGTCCATCGACATCGTGCGCCAGCTCATCGCCAAGATCCCGGACGGCGAAATCGCCGCCAAGGTCAAGGGCAAGCCCACGGGCGAGATCGTCTGCCGTTCCGAGCAGCCCCGCGGCGAGCTGATGTATTACGTCAGGGCGACCGGGGACAAGTATCTGGACCGCGTCCGCATCCGCACCCCCACATTCGCCAACGTGCCGCCGCTCTTGGCGATGCTCCCCGGCTGCGAAATGGCCGACGTGCCGATTATCGCTCTGTCCATCGATCCCTGCATCAGCTGTACGGAACGTTAAGGAGGCCCCATGTTCGATATGACAGCGACCGTGCTCAGGAACTTCCTGAGCAAGACACATACGCGGCTCTACCCGTTCCAGGTCCGGGAGACCTTCGAGAACGTGCGCGGCAACCTCGACATCAGGATCGAGGAATGCATCATGTGCGGCATGTGCCAGAAGAAGTGCCCCTCGCAGTGCATCACCGTGAACAAGGACGCCAAGACCTGGGAGGTCGACCCGTATTCCTGCGTGTACTGCGGCATCTGCGTGGACCACTGTCCCACCAGCTGCCTGTTCATGCACAAGGATTACCGCAAGCCGGCCAAGGTCAAGGAAAACAACCAGCAGGTCCAGCTGAAAGGGCCCGAAAAGAAAAAGAAAGCCCAGGAGTGATCCCGGGCGTTTCAATCGACGATGCAAGGCCGCTCCCGCGAGGGGGCGGCCTTTTTTCACGGCAGGTAGGCCTTGGCGATGAGGTAGAGGTCGGCGAAGGGTACGCCGGACTTGATGGCCGACATCATGTGCATGGACAGGTCCATCTTCAGTTCCGTGGCCTCCAGGATCTCCTTCTTGACCAGATTCAGGCGGAACTTGACGAAGTCGTAGTCGAACCCGTCGCGGATGAGGGCCAGCCCGTCCTTGAAGTACTGGGAGGAAATGAACTCCTGGTAGTCCAGCAGGGATTCCACCCCGCTGCGCCTGGCCAGCATGCAGTAGAAGATGAGGTTGATGATCAGGGCTTCGATCTTGAGCTTGTGGTCGATGTTCAGGAACTTGGC includes these proteins:
- a CDS encoding EAL and HDOD domain-containing protein yields the protein MTEPEKLYDRIFVARQPIFGVDMKVWGYELLFRHGDTQAAAITDGDQATTQVIADGFTLASRGMRKGTKALVNFPRNVLVGAAAFVLPPERCVVEILETVEPEAEVMEACRELKKRGYTLALDDFVGQPGFEPLCEVADIIKVDILHKKPAEVMDIVKGLRPYKARLLAEKVENLDMFTVCKRLGFAYFQGYFFSKPEVIPGRKLSSSQTTKIKLLKELNQSDTEHDRLVEIIQTDLSISYRLLQYINSARFGLRGKIESIQRAVNMLGRQNLRQWLQVIVLSDMNSTDKAQELVRISVRRGRFLQLLAADRPTPFGSDSMFLLGFFSVLDAILDQYMDQLLEEVSLDADIKAALTDPKNPAAVWLGLLDELDRGNWGRLEARAASMDMPMDLVDRASIDAAAWTDEVMGGAF
- a CDS encoding respiratory chain complex I subunit 1 family protein; protein product: MDFKTISFVILAIILAPLAGGLLAGIDRRLTAWFQGRFGPPILQPFYDVIKLLGKEPQVVNYWQIFCVHMYLVASILCVALFAMQADLLMIFFVMTIGAVFMVVGALAVPSPYSQLGAQRELIQMLTYEPLLIIVFVGIYFVTGSFKIDAILDYERPIFLMLPLLYLVLTFALTIKLRKSPFDISASHHAHQELVRGVLTEYSGPYLAILEIAHWYDIVLILAICSLFWSTSWIGLVILLAVTYMAEIIIDNVTPRMTWKWMLTYVWAVGISLSFFNMALLYAKSF
- a CDS encoding 4Fe-4S dicluster domain-containing protein, coding for MFDMTATVLRNFLSKTHTRLYPFQVRETFENVRGNLDIRIEECIMCGMCQKKCPSQCITVNKDAKTWEVDPYSCVYCGICVDHCPTSCLFMHKDYRKPAKVKENNQQVQLKGPEKKKKAQE
- a CDS encoding NADH-quinone oxidoreductase subunit B family protein encodes the protein MGFFQDLLHTSRVKSPWLIHFDCGSCNGCDIEVLACLTPVYDVERFGILNIGNPKHADILVVSGTVNPRNAKALKNIYDQMPDPKAVIAIGACGTSGGVFREAYNVLGGIDKVIPVDVYVPGCPSKPEAIIDGVVLALEKLKKRRPEKDTEPLVADLKKAREFYENREDRQVTR
- the argC gene encoding N-acetyl-gamma-glutamyl-phosphate reductase, producing the protein MAKRVGLVGVTGYTGMELTRILLDHPGLQLTQVTSRKEAGQPLRKIYPFLQGTELGDLEITAPDSSYLAENCDLVFLAVPHGTAMEMAAELREKGARVVDLSADFRLRDREVYESWYGVTHTREALLPEAVYGLPELYAEKIAGASLVANPGCYPTSAILALYPALQAGLVSADDLVIDSKSGTTGAGRKATVGTLFCEVSDTFRAYNLTRHRHTPEIEQELGLAAGRELRLSFNTHLLPINRGILTTAYAKLAPGAGSEEVRACYESFYAGKKWVRLLPAGTLPETRWVRGTNFCDIGLVTDPRTDRLIALSAIDNLCRGASGQAVANANLMLGLAEDEGLPRAALMP
- a CDS encoding pyridoxal-phosphate-dependent aminotransferase family protein, giving the protein MLNKLRLLTPGPTPLPEEVRLALAKDMIHHRKQDFVRVMERIQPGLQYLFGTSQQVLPLSCSGTGAMHAAVTNLFAPGEKVLVVEGGKFGERWREIAESQGLAVTSLVTENGHAVTDAAVREALDADPSIAAVLVQASETSTGVLHPVRELGAVTRDRNVLLVVDGISAVGISPCPMDAWGVDCLLTGSQKGLMLPPGLALLSLSARAWDKVRAVGPKNFYFNLLAERDKSLANQTLFTSPVNLLQGLAVSLDLFREQTLEGVFRKQWAMTAMVRAGAASMGLELLAKTHFTWGLTSIRMPAGIDSSVVLKAAAEQCGVVMAGGQGELKRCVVRLGHMGHVDWADALAGLHALKVGLAAAGGYSAARSYMEDAMAAYDGALEEGYPGMKA
- a CDS encoding DUF1844 domain-containing protein, translated to MSEEKKTEYEDLTCGCPELPQLDFATFVLSMSSSALVHLGEVPEPETGQMMENLLAAKQTVDILCMLQDKTRGNLTDQEARLLKDMLFELRMKYVQKAK
- a CDS encoding NADH-quinone oxidoreductase subunit L gives rise to the protein MLAPQLIGISIALPFIAAVLCLINVKPLRSALVIGTGVVVSVASLALVQSGAISFTPESFLGINPDSLIAVLDFALLFVILGIAYRMKNKLIAVLTLLQIVPLAFLELFMHPGENMGPALYVDQFSMIMCMVISIVGSLICVYGLAYMKEHEHHLKLATSRQGRFFFFMVLFLGAMNGLVFSNNLLWLYFFWEVTTFCSFMLIKHDDTEIAVKNATRALWMNMLGGVAFVLALVIFRSQGLPLSLQEIITAESASKLILLPVGLLCFAGFTKAAQLPFQSWLCGAMVAPTPISALLHSSTMVKAGVYLVIRLAPAFAGTVFSKYVALFGAVTFLGAAVLALSQSNGKKILAYSTISNLGMIVACAGINTPAAMSAAVLLIVFHAISKALMFLCVGTIEQHIGSRDIEDMRGLISVMPRTTMVAVIGIVTMFLPPFGALLSKWMAVEASAHLPLVVLMLAVGSALTMVFWGRWLGLLMTSVVPDKAPQAESQPCLIRLPLLALAVAAVLISFVAPGLYTSMVLPVLERFYDTDLYISARGVISNNIGMFALYPVFVVMTLGVIYAVRASSSKRLIKRGSYVTPYVCGLQDPGDARKLGFKGPLGVWADFKTSNWYMENLIGESRITGWINLVAIGILIILLAGVF
- a CDS encoding EAL and HDOD domain-containing protein — translated: MMEEQYPEQLYDKICVARHPIFTADMQVWGYELLFRHEEDIQSAVFTDGDQATSQIIADGFSLAAPGLRQGSKALINFPRNVLVGAAPYVLPPERCVVEILESVRPEPEVIQACHELKKRGYVLALDDYEGAPGLEPLCELVDIIKVDILHKAPKEVRSIVEGVSGYKAALLAEKVETHDIFKVCKNLGFTYFQGFFFNRPEIIPGRKLSASQVTKLKLLKELGALDTNPDRLVQIIQTDLSISYRLLKYINSAFFGLQVEVTSIPRAVAMLGCQNMRQWLQVVILSDMNTTDKAQELVRISVQRARFLQLLAMRHPSPFDQDSMFLMGFFSLLDAILDQSMSTVLEEIPLDPALKKALVDPTSPDSAWIGLLDEIDRCNWARLNGKAAQMGLSMALISRLSAEASAWANEVLT
- a CDS encoding nickel-dependent hydrogenase large subunit, yielding MATIVPFGPQHPVLPEPLHLKLVLEDEIVKEALPTLGYVHRGLETLASIRDMDQMVQIVERVCGICSCIHAHTYCMCIEGLMGIEVPQRADFLRVIWSELHRMHSHLLWLGLLADAFGMESMFMHAWRIRERVMDVMEATAGNRVIISVNKIGGVRRDMSPEQLRWVVQVVDELEQELDKIKAVLTNDYTVKKRTVGVGVLTYQQAYELGAAGPQLRGSGVAQDMRMLGYGAYKYVDFAPVVEKDGDSWARTMVRFRELYQSIDIVRQLIAKIPDGEIAAKVKGKPTGEIVCRSEQPRGELMYYVRATGDKYLDRVRIRTPTFANVPPLLAMLPGCEMADVPIIALSIDPCISCTER
- a CDS encoding NADH-quinone oxidoreductase subunit C, producing MAFETTNLEKSQLASEVQSLKNKGYRFVTMSCVDLGDSFDLLYHFDLDLKLTHLRLNVAKADRVVPSISGIYFAALIIENETQDHFGITFEGIALDFGGHFYLEEEVKKFPFCKFTVNKAESAGEGA
- a CDS encoding prepilin peptidase, which translates into the protein MPEMQLPPVLFHAAALILGLCLGSFYNVCVHRYLTGQSVVSPGSHCPACGHVLSWWENIPVLSYVLLGARCRSCRGRIHWRYPAVELLSGLLSLLFALKFGPTLQWAVYMVFLGIFLVASFIDLDSFILPDILTWPAAALALTTPLYLPAEWLDTALGSLCGAGVFLLLQQAYLRLRGLDALGTGDIKLMLSLGALTGLSRLPLMILLAAVSALLVAVVYMRRPDAQGMRTAVPFGPFLCLGAVLTLLWGDALLNWILYL